GCGGCAGGAAGTGGATGAAGATGTAGTCGGTCTGCTCCGGGTTCAGCGCCAGCGCCTTGCGGTCGAAGTTGTCGAACCACGTGTGGATGGCGTACTGGTTGAAGACCGGGTCGGAGATCTTGGTCTTCATCTGGCTGGCCAGCAGGGTGCGCCGCCCGGAGGCGTCCACGACCATCCGCACCGGGATCTGCTGCGCCTCGCCGTCGATGCGCACGTGGACCACGGGGAACTCGCCCTCGAAGTCCACGTTCTGCACCCGGGCGTTGTAGCGCACGTCCGCGCCGAGGCTGGCCGAGTGGTCCAGCAGGATCTTGTCGAAGATCCCGCGGTCGACGTGGTACGTGTGGTCGCGGTCGACGCCGGGCTGGTCACGCTCGTGGAACAGGATGTCTGCGGCGCGGAAGTCGTGGGTCAGGCCGGTGAAACCCATGTGGTCGATGGGCCGGGACTCCGCCGAGGTCCAGGCCGCGCCGTACTTCTTCGGGAAGTTCGCGGCCTCGATCTTCTCCATCGCGCCGATCTCCAGGAGCACCGGCGTGGTGGCGGGCACGAGGGACTCGCCCACGTGCTCACGGGGGAACGTCTCGCTCTCGAGGACGACCACCGAGAGGCCGGCCTTCGCGAGGTAGGACGCCGCGGTCGAACCGGCGGGGCCGCCGCCGATAACTGCGATGTCGAACGCTGGTTGCACGATCGCCTCCTTGTCGTTGGGCGTGGGCGTCAGGCGCTTGCGACCTCGGTGGGCAGCAGCGACCGCACGAGGCTGGTGATGGTGTTGATGCTGCGGAAGTGCCGGCCGGTGATGGCCGTCGGCGGCACCGAGACGTGCAGCTCTTCGCGGATGAACGTGAGCAGCCGGGCCGTGTTCATCGAGTTGAGGACGCCCCACTCCAGCAGCGGGGAGTCCGCGTCCAGCTCGCCCGCCGACTCACTGCCCAGCAGGTGGTCGACGATGAACGAGGTGACGCGGGCCTGGATCTCGTCGGTGTCGATGGTGGTCACTTCTGTGCTCCTCGGGTTCTGGCTACGTGCGGCTCCATAGCGGACGGTCGGACAGCAAAAGTCATCTTGTGAGGAACTCTACAAGCGATGAACTGTCTCGACAAGGCGCATCTTCCCGATCACCGCGCGTAGCGGGTGTGACCAGGGAAGATCTGACGGCGGAGACGCTGCTGCGGGCGGGGTACGCCGCATCCCGCCGGCCCGGAGGCGGCTCGGCGGGATGCGGTGGGGAATCCGGAGCTAGAAGCCCGTGGCGTCCAGGAAGGAGCGGACGGCGGCGGCGAAGCCGGCCTCGTCGTCGTCGTACACGAAGTGGCCGCCGGTCAGCACGGTCAGCGTGGCCCGGGGCGCCTTCGCCGCCATCTCGGCGGCGTGATCGGCGGCGAGCACGAAGCTGTCGCTGCCCGCGATCAGCAGCGTCGGGCAGGACACGGCCAGCCAGTCCGCCCAGTGGTCGCCGTTGAGCCGGTCCTGCGCCGCGAGGGCGTCCTCCACCCGGCAGGCCAAGCCCCAGCCGTCGGCGTGCTCGCGTACCCCGTCCACCAGGTACGGCCCGAGGAAGCCGAGGGCGTCGAGGAACTGCTCGCGGCTCGGCGCACGCTCCGGCCAGGCCCGCGCGAACGACAGGTCGGCCTCGATCACGGCGCCCACGTCGGCCACCACCAGCGCGCTGACCCGCTCGGGCCGGCGCGCGGCGAGCTGGTACGCGTTAGCGCCGCCCAGCGAGTGCCCGACCACGGGCAGGCGTTCCAGGCCCAGGTGGTCGAGCAGCGCGACGAGGTCGCTCAGGAAACCCTCACGGGTGTACGGCGGCGCGGGGTCCGACGACCCGTGACCGCGCTGGTCCGGCGCGATGACCCGGCGGCCGGGCAGGGCCGCGGCCAGCCGGGCGAACGCACGGCCCTCGCTGAACAGCCCGTGCAGTGCGAGCACGGGCTGTCCGGTGCCGAAGTCGCGATAGGCCAGCCGGTGGCCGCCGAGGTCCAGGTACCGCGGTGAGGGGAGGTCCGGCCACCGCCCCATGCCGCCATCACCAACCACGAATGGATGGTCTTAGTTGTTTGCGCCCGCAGTCAACCGCACATCCGGCAACGATACGTAGCCGTGATGCTACTTATGGGTAGTTCAGGTCAGCCGGCCGGCGTGGGCGGCTCCTCCGTCCGGGGCCGCGCCTCGGTGAAGTCGCCGCGCTCGTACGCCGCCACGATGGCCCGCCGCTGCAGCTTGCCGCTGCTGGTGCGCAGCAGCCGCCCCGGGCGCAGGAAGTGCACGTCCTCCGGGCGGACGGTGACGCCGGTGGCGTGCACCAGGTGCTCCACGATGCGGGCCCGGCACCCGCCCGGATCGGCCCGCGCGGTGCGGTCCGCCTCGGCCAGCACCACGATCCGCCCGCCGGCCTGCGCCACCGCCACCCGCCGGATGAACGCCAGCTGCTCCAGGGCCTGCTCGAAGTCGGCGGCGAACAGACTCTGCCCGTTCACCTTGATGCGGTCGCTGATCCGGCCGGTGATGAACAGCTCGCCGCCGTCGACGAAGCCGATGTCGCCGGTGGCGTAGAAGCCGTCCGTCCCGGTCAGCGGCCGCGGGTCGTCCAGATAGGAGTCCGCCAGCGTGCCGCCGGCCAGCTCGATCTCGCCGAGCTGGCCGTCGCGGCACACGCGGCCGTCCTCGGTGCGCAGCCGCACCGTGAACCCCGGCATCGGCGGCCCGACCGAGATCGCGGGCAGCCCCGAGGGCGAGCGCACGATGCGCACCCGCCCGCCGCGCGGCCGGCTCGTCACCACGAGCACCGTCTCGGCCATGCCGTAGCAGGGCATGAAGACGTCGTCGCGCAGCCCGGCCGGGGCCATCAGCGCCAGGAACTCCTCCAGGTTGCGGATGTTGATCGGCTCGCTGCCCAGGTAGATGACGTGCAGCCGGGACAGGTCCAGCTCGGCCAGCTCCGCCCGGTCCAGGTCGCGCATCAGCCGCAGCGAGTAGTCGACCGCGAAGTTCGGCACCACCGTGCCGCAGACGCCCTCGCGCGCCATGTGCGCCCACCAGCCGTACGCGTCGAACAGGAACGTCGACGGCTCGGCCAGCAGCAGGTCGCTGCCGCTCGCGAAGGAGGACAGCAGGCCGCCGACCAGGCCCATGTCGTGGTAGAGGGGCAGCCAGCTGCTCACCCGATCCTCGGGGCGGCGGCCGTCGGTGCCCAGGATCATCGCCAGGTTGGCCCGCAGCCGCCCCTGCGTGATCGGGATACCCTTCGGGAACGAGGTCGAGCCCGAGGAGAACTGCACGAAGGCCAGCTCGTCGTCGGCCGGCACCCGCAGCCGCGCGCCGGGCAGCCGCAGCTCCGGGTCGGGCAGCGGCAGCCGGGCCAGCGGCAGGTCCACCGTGGCGAGGCTCGGCGTCTGCAGCACGGCCGCCGCGCCGAACTCCCCCGCCACCCGGCCGAGGAAGTCCTCGTAGCCGGCCTTCGGGCTGTGCGGCAGCAGCGGCTTCACCGACAGCGGCAGCGCGCCCGCCTCCATCAGGGCCAGGAACGACAGGATCACCGCCGCCGAGGTCTCGAACGGCACGATCACCCGGGTGCCCGGCCCGATGCCGTGCGCGCGGAAGTGCTCGGCGTACGCGGCGATGCGCGCCGGGAACTCGCGGTAGAGCACCGTCTCCGGCGGGTCGGCGAACTTCTCGTACAGGTGCAGGCCGTGCTCGGGCACGGTGTCGTGGTTGCGCTGGACGTGTTCGAGCACGGCGGGCTCCTACTCCTCGGTCGCCGGGACGGCCCCGGCGCGCTTCATCCAGCCGGCCACCCCGGGCAGCACCTCGGCCTCGGCCCGTGCCCCCCGGATCACGTCGTAGTGGCCGGGATCCCAGCTCAGGCCGGTCTGGCGGCCGTACACCCGGAAGTCCACCGGGCCGCCCAGCCGGTCCGCGAGCTTGCGGCCGCGCGCCGGCGAGGCGTGGAACGTGTCGGCGGCGCCGATCGCCACCAGCGCGGGCACGGTCACCCGGGACAGCGCCTGCCAGTAGTCGGTCGTGCCGTCGGCGCTGCGGAACTCGCCCCGGGGCGCCCAGTCGGCGAACTGCCGCATCAGCCCCGCGGGCTCGTCCCAGCGGCCCTGCCGCAGCGCCTTCGCGGGGAACCGGCCGGCCAGCCGGGCCAGCAGCGCCGCGCCGCGCAGCTGCACGCGCTTGCCCGCCCCGCCCTCGGAGTAGTCGTTGACCGCCGAGGAGATGGTCACCACCCCGGCGAGGTGCCGCTGCAGCGACGGGTCCACGCCGAGCGCGGCCAGCAGCGCGTACCCGATCATGCTGTGCGCCAGCACGAACAGCGGCCCCTGGTGGGCCGCGGCCACCCCGCGGATCAGGTCGGGGAGGTCGTGGCGCACGTAGGTGTCGAAGTTCCAGTCGTACGCACGCCGCCGGGGCCAGCGGCTCCGGCCGTGCCCGCGCAGCGACGCGACGTACGCGGTGAACCCGCGCTCCACGAACACCGTGGCGGGACCGCGCCCCGCCGAGCTGAGGAAGAACCCGCCGTCGGAGAACAGCCCCGGCAGGAAGAGCACGCCGGGGGCGGCGCCGCCCTGCGGCGGGACCTGCCTGACGTGCAGCTCGTGACCGCCGGACGTGGGCACCCAGCGCTCGGACCCGGTGACAAGGCCGGACGTGCTCATCTGCACTCCACTCGGTAGTAGGCGGCGCCGTCAGCGGGGCGCGGCGGTCGCCAGGAAGTCCTGCATCGAAACGAGACACCGCTGGGCGGTGTCCAGGAACGCGACCGTGACCAGCGCGTCCACCGCCGGTCCGGGCACCTGCGGCAGGTGCAGCCGCTGCCGGAAGCGGGCCCGGAAGGTGAGGTCGTCGTCCGCGATCTCCTGCTCGCTCGGCGACTCCAGCCGGGTGCGCACCTCGACCTCGCCGCGCGGGAGCTCGGCCAGATAGTCGATGTTGATCGAGGCCACCACCGCGACCACCCGGTCGCCGTGCACGATGCCCTGACGGCCCATCCAGTCCCAGCGGCCGGCCTCCAGATACTCCAGCGCCACCGCGTTGTTCACGTGGCCCAGGGCGTCCAGGTCATTGGGCCGGACGGGGAGCGTAAGCCGTGATTCGCCGAAGAACATCGCGGGCCTTCCGATCGATCGTGCCGAAGAAGCGCTGGTAAACCGAGGTCCGGCCGGTCACCACGACCACGGAGGAGACGAAACCGCCGCTGTGCGAGATGGAGACGTTCACCCGCAGCCGGTGCCGGGCCAGGTGGCGGGCGAGCGAGCCGCGGATGTCGAACTCCGGTCCCCCGTGCGGATCGTGGACCACCTCGGCGTCCGTCCAGAACCAGGGCTCCCGGGCCGGTGGCAGCGCCTTGAACAGCGCCTCCTTGGCCGCGAAGGCGCCCGCCAGGCTCTGCAGCGGCCCCACCGCGCCGGCGAAGCGGCGCAGCTCACGGTCGGTGAAGAAGACATCGGGCTCGCGCAGCCCGGAGGCGACCTCCAGCTCGCTGATCAGCTGGAGGTCGTGCCCCAGGCCGATCAGCTGCCCAGCAGGTCCAGCCAAGTGTCCTCGACCTCTTCCCGCGTGTGCACCTCGATGCCGGTGATCTTCTTGAGCGCGCTGCAGACCAGCTGCTCCTTCTTCTCGATCGCCTCCGGGCGGAAGTCCATCTCCTTGGTCTCCAGCTGGTCCCACCAGTTGACGTGGGTGCCCCGCTCCTCCAGCTTGTCGCGGGCGCTGCCCTGCAGCTCGCCGTCCTCGCGCAGGAACAGGTGCGCCACCGCGAACGCGTCCTTGGCGTGGTACTCCCCGCTGTCGACCAGGGCCTTGGCGAACGCGATGAAGTAGTTGCGGTGCTGGATCTCGTCCGCGGCCACCTGCTTGAAGATGCGGCGCAGGCCCGGGTCGGCCACCACGTGCTGGCACTGGCCGTAGTTCACCGCGGCGGTGATCTCCGAGATCGCGAGCAGCACCAGCGTGCGCAGCATGTCGTCGTCGGGGAAGACCTGCCGGAAGTTGATGAACGTCTCGTCGTCGATCGGCTCCATGCCGGAGAGGTCGGCGAGGCGGTTGAACACCGTCTCGTGGTGCGCCTCCTCCTCGTTCCAGTACCGGCTCCAGGTGCCGCACGCCTCCATCACCGAGGCCAGCGCCGGGTTGGTGTCCCGCCAGCGGTTGCACTCGGCGTTGGCCTGGCGTTCCAGCCGGTCCGCACCCGGCTTGGTGGTCAGCTCGGCCCGGCCCGCGTTCCAGACCAGCATCCGGTCGGTCGGGGTCAGACTGTCCAGGTCCACCGCGGCGAGCATGTCCACCACGCTCCACCGGCGCGACTCGTGCAGCCGCTGCTGCTCCCAGGTCACGTCCACGAGCGACATGCCGCGCTCGGTGAGCGCCGCCCAGAGGTCGGTGAGGATGGCGGGCGGTCCCGCGGGCACGGTCGACCGGCGGATCCTCGGCTGCACGTCCATGACGGTCATGCCACGGCCTCCCTCTGGCGGTCGAACTCCTCCTGGAAGACCCTCAGCACGGTCGTGGTCGGGGTGTCGAGCGGCATCGCGGGCAGGCGCACGCGGGCGCCGTACTCCTTGCGCAGCGCGTTGGCGGTGCGCGCGAACGCCTCCATGAGGTCGATGCTGTTGGTCATCCGAGGGCTGCGGGCGATCACGGTCGCCAGCGTCACGTCGTCGCCGAACAGCTGGTCCTCCGGCAGGCCGGCATGTTCGGCGAACTTCTCCCTGAGGTAGGACTGCACGTCGGTCTTCATCATGCGAGGAATTCTACAAGCGATGAGTCTTACTGCCAAGGGGGTCGATGTCCCGCAGCACGCAGGCCCCGCGCGGGGTGCCGCACCGGGTACGGGTGGTCAGGCGGGGAAGGCGAGGCGCCGCCGGACAGCCGAAAGGCCCTTCCGGCGGACCGGAAAGGCCTTTGACGTGGGGTGTGCGGTGGGCCGCCAGGGACTCGAACCCTGAACCTACGGATTAAAAGTCCGCAGCTCTGCCATTGAGCTAGCAGCCCGTGCCTGCCAGGCTACCGGATCAGGGGGCACCGGTCGCCGGGGTATCCGCCCAGGCGCGCTGCCCGTCGCCCATCGGCAGCAGAAGACCCTGCTGCTGCGCGCGCAGCACCGTGGTGAGGCGGTCGCTGGTGCCGAGCCGCCGGTACACCCGCTCCAGGTGCTTGCCGACGGTACGCGGTGACAGCCCCAGCCGGCGGGCCATCGCCTGGATGGTCAGGCCCTCGCGCAGCAGCGCCACGACCTGCCGCTGCCGTTCGGTGAGCGCGGGCGGGCCGGCCGCCGCCGCGTGCAGGCGCTCGTCCAGCGCCGCCGCGACCAGCCGGTGCGCCCTGGCCCAGGTCTCGGTGAGCGCGTGCAGCGCGACGAGCCGCTCGGTGGGCAGCTCACGCAGGCCCGCGTCGTCGCCCGCCGCGGCCCGCAGGCAGCTCAGCGTCAGGTCGGCCGTCAGCCGCGGCGGCCCGGCGCCGTCCGTCATGGGTGCGGTGGGTGAGGTCGTCGTTACGGACATCGCGGATCCCCTCGGTTCGTGGGCGTAGGACGGTCGGCCTCCTCGGTGGACGGAGATGCGAAACCTTAGGGCGGCTGCCGCAAGCCCTTAGCCGCGCTGCGCGAGCGGGCGCGCGAGGCGCCCGTCCGTGGGCGCAGGTAAGGGATCTGGCCGTTCCCGGCTGCAGCTATACCGCTGCTGAGCAGGGCGGATATACCGTTCCCGGCATCAGGTCGCCGCGGCACGCGGTGGGTCCGGATCCCCTCAGGCACCGCCGATCGAGCCAGTTCCGCTCCGATCGCGACGGCCCGGCGGATTGGGCCCGGCGGTGCGGCGCAGGAGCCGAGTAGAGGGAACGGGACATCATGGCCGGCGAGAGCGAGAAGCACGACGACATCCCGGGCCTGCGGGAGCTGGCCCGGCGGGGCCTGCTGGCGGCGTACGTCGCCGCGGCCTCCGCGCAGGAGCGCCGGCGGCTGCGCGTGGAGGCGTACGACCTGCTGCTGGCCCTGGTCTTCGGGCAGCTGACCCGGAACCTGGAGCTGCGCCGGGGGCACCGCGGGTGCGCCCGCGGGGTGCGCCACCTGGCCGACGAGTGCCTCCACCGCTTCCACGACGACATGGACGCCGTCCTCGACCACCTCTTCGCCAACGCGAAGGTGCCGATCCAGAACCTGGAGGGCTGGGTGCGGCGGCGGCTGACCCACGCCACCGTCGACGCGTACCGGCGCCGCCGGGGCGAGCGCGGCGCGCTGCAGCGGCCCCGGGTGCCCGGCTGGCTGGCCGAGCGCCTCGGCGAGCGGGCGGACCTCGCGGAGCTGGCCGTCGAGATGCTCGAGTGGGTGGGCGTGGAGGCCACCGCGGGTGCGCAGGACTGGCCGTTCGACGCCTGGGCGCAGGCGCGGGCGGCCCGCACCGGCGAGGACCTCGACAAGGCCCGCCGGGCGGTGACCGAGGACGTGGCGCTGGTGCTCGCCGCGATGCGCGGCCGCTCCCGGTGGTTCGCTGACTATGTCGAGCGGCCACTGGGCCGTAAGCGCCCGGCGCCGGCTGCCGACGATGCCGACACGCGCTCCGCGGAGGAGGCCGGGCAGGGCGGGCAGGACTCCCTGCGTGACCTGGCCGCCCTGGCGCTCGCCGCGCTGGAGCTGCGCCTGGCCCGGGGTGAGGAGCCGCGGGCGGCGGTGTCCGAGGTGCTCCGCACGGTGTTCGCCGCCGGGTCCGGCCGGGAGAGCCTCGGCCGGCTGCCGGGGGCGTCCGCCGGGCCCGACGCGTGGGTGCTCGCGCAGCTGGCCGACCCGGCCGCGGTCGCCCGCATCACCGACGCGGTGCTGGCGCTGCTGCCGGAGCACCGGCGCTGACCCGCCGGCCGGCTGCCGGGGCAGGCCGCCGCGGCGGTGCGCGGCCCGGCTGTCGGCGATCACGAGCAGTCCTTTCGTGGTGGTGCGAGGTCGGTTGAGGGTCTGACGGACCGGGCGCGGCCCGCCCCGCGCGGGCGGCGTAGCGCCGGCGTGCCGCGCGGCAGGCGTGCGCCAGCCGGGCGGGCAGCCGGACGGCCCGCTCGGACGGCGGCCCCGGCCAGGCGGTTCGATCGTCCTGGGTCGATCGGGCGGGCCCGGCGTGAGTGCCTGGGTGAGCAGCTCGGCACCCGGAATGATGTTCGGCATGGCTTCCGCCTTCATCGGGCGTGCCGCGGAACTCCGCCGGCTCGCCGACCTGCTGGCCACGGTGCGCGAGAAGGGCCGGCCCGCCACCGTCCTGATCGGCGGCGAGGCGGGTGTCGGCAAGAGCGAGCTGCTGACGCTGTTCTGCGAGCAGGCCGCGGCAGAGGGCGCTCAGGTGCTCTCCGGCGCCTGCATCGAGCTGGGCTCGGGTGCGATCCCGTACGGGCCGCTCATCGAGGCGCTGCGGCGGCTGGTGCGCGAGCGCACCGAGGAGAAGGCGCGGGAGCTGGCCGGCCCGGCGTGGAGCGAACTCGCCCCGCTGATCTCGGACTTCACGGGCGCGGAGGCGCCCGTCGGGGGCCAGGGTTCGCAGCTGAGCGTCTTCGGCGCGGTCTCCCGGCTGCTCGACCACATCGGCCGGACCACGCCCCTGGTGCTGGTCTTCGAGGACGTGCACTGGGCCGATCCGTCCACGCTGGACCTGATCGCCTACCTGACCCGCATGGGCTCCGACGAGCGGCTGCTGCTGATCTGCACCCACCGCAGCGACCTGGAGCGCGGCCACCCGGTGCGCCGGGTGCTGGCCGCGCCGCAGTTCAGCCGGGGCATGCACCGCATCTCGCTGTCCCGGTTCACGACCGCCGAGATGCGGGACCTGATCACCGCGCTGGCGACCGAGCCGGCCGGTCCCGAGCAGGTGGCGCGCTGCGCCGAGCTGGCCGACGGCAACCCGTACTTCGCGTCGCAGCTGGTGGCCGCCGGTTACCTGGCGGACCCGGATCGCCTGCCGGAGACGGTCGCGGACATGATGGCGGTCCGGCTGGAGCAGCTGAGCCCCGCCGCGGCCAAGGTGGTCGAGGTCGCGGCGGTGGCGGGTCGGCGGGTCGGCGACCGGCTGCTCGGCGCGGTGAGCGAACTCGACGCCGAGACGCTGGCCGACGCGCTGCAGGAGTGCCTCGACCAGCTCGTCCTCGTCGAGGACCGGACCGAGCGGGGGTACGCCTTCCAGCATGCGCTGCTGCGCGCGGCCGCCTACGAGCGGATCGCCGATCTGCGGCGCAGGCTCCGGCATGAGGCGGTGGCGCGGGCGCTGGCGGCCGAGGCGGAGAAGCACTCGCGCCTGGTGCCGGAGCTGGCGTACCACTGGTTCGCGGCGGCGCAGGAGCCGGAGGCGCTGGCCTGGGCGGTGCGCGCGGGTGACCTCGCGGTGCGGATGCGGGCCTTCCAGGAGGCGGAGACGCAGTACCGGCGGGCGCTGGAGCTGTGGCCGGGGGTGCCCGGCGCGGCGGCGGTGGCCGGCACCGCCAAGCTCCGGGTGCTGACCGTGGCGGCCGACGCGGCCCGCTGGGCGGGGCACGTGGACCAGGCGGTGCGGTGGGCGCGCGAGGCCATCGACGAGGCCGCCGAGGCGGACGGCGACCGGCTCGGGGAGCTGTACGAGCGGCTCGGCAGCTATCTGTGGGAGGCCCGGGCGGTCGACGAGTCGGCCGAGGCGTATCGCGCGGCGGAGCAGCACCTCGCGGGCGGACCGCCGTCGGCGGCCGGGTCGCGGGTGCAGGCGGCCCTGGCCACGGTGGCGGTCCGGGACGGGCAGCACGTCGACGGCCTGGCGCGGGCGAAGCGGGCGGGGGAGCTGGCGCGTGCGGTGCGGGCGCGCGCCGAGGAGGGCCGCGCCCTCAACAGCGAGGGCCTGGCGCTGACCATGCTCGACGAGCCGGACGAGGGGGTGCGGGCGCTGCGTCAGGGGCTGGAGATCGCGATCGAGGTCGACCATCTGGAGGACACGCTGCGGGCGTACGCGAATCTGGGGTTGTGCCTGGAGCACGCCGACCTGCTCGCCGAGTCGGTGGAGGTGCTGCTCGACGGGCTGGCGAAGGCCCGGGGGCTGGGCCTGCTGCACACCCGGCAGGGCGGGGTGCTGGCCAACAACGCCAGCGCGACGCTGACCCTGCTCGGCCGGTGGGACGAGGCGGTGGCGCTGCTGGACGAGGCGCGGCCCGAGCCGCCCGCCACCGAGACCGCCTACCAACTGCTGAACCGGGCCGAGATCGCCACCGCCCGCGGCCGGTTCGACGAGGCCGAGGGACTGCTCAGGGAGGTGCGCAGCCGGCCGAACACCGATGCCCGGTTCGTCGGCCCGCTCTACGGGTGCCTGGCCGAGCTGGCGCTGTGGCGGCACGACGGCGGCCAGGCCGCGGAGGCGGTCACGCGTGGCCTGGAGGCGATCGCGGGCAGCGAGAACGTCCTGGTCCGCCTGCAGCTGTACGCGATGGGCCTGCGGGTGGCCGCCGACGGCCACCTGTCCCGGACCGGCCCGCAGGAGCAACGGCCGACGCTGGCCGACGTGGCGGCGCTGCTGGACGCGGCGCGGCAGACGGTCGCCGGGCACCCCGGCTCACCGGGCACCAGGCTGCTGCTCGAACAGTGCGAGGCGGAGCACGCGCGGGCCGCCAGCGTGGACGCGGCGGCTGCCTGGCGGCGGGTGGCTGACGGCTGGGAGTCGCTGGAGCGGCCCTACCCGATGGCGTACGCGCGCTTCCGCGAGGCCGAGGCGGAGGCCGTGGCCCGGCACCGGCGCGCCACGGTGGCTGCCGGCGGCGCGTTCGCGGCCGCCGAGAGGCTGGGCGCCGAGCCGCTGCGCGAGCAGATCGCGGCACTGGCCTCGCGATACCGCCTCGATCTGGTGAAGCCGCTCCCGGCACCGCGCCCGCCGCTCGGCCTGACCGACCGGGAGTTCGCGGTGCTGCGCGGGATCCGGACCGGCCGGACGAACCGCGAGATAGGACAGACCCTGTACATCAGCGAGTCCACGGTGAGCGTGCACGTCACCAACCTGATGCGCAAGCTCGGGGTGCGCAACCGCGCGGAGGCGGCCACGGTGGCCCTTCGCGAGGGCTTCTTCGCAGGTGACTGAGGGGGTTACGTAATTCGACGTAAGGCCGGACCGGTGTTCGGCGGCCGCCGGGCCGCCTACGCTCGCGGGCAGCGGACCGACGTCGATGTATGCAAGGGGGATGCCGTGGCACGTAGCGCGCTGCTGATCGGCCCGCGCACCGGGGACCTGCAGGGCGTCGGCAACGACGTCCAGGCCATGGCCACGGCGCTGCGGGCGTGGGACTTCGACATCACGCCGTGCGTGGGCGACGACGCCACCCGGGCCGGGATCCTGGCCGCGTACGAGCAGCTGATCGCCGAGGCGGAGCCGGACGACGCGATCGTCGTCTTCTACAGCGGGCACGGCGGCTACTGCCTGCCCCCGGAGCACGAGCGGACGGCGTCGCTGCCGTCGCGGATCCAGTTCATCGTGCCGTCCGATTTCGACGAGTCGCAGCCCGGCGACTTCCGGGGCATCACCGACCTGGAGCTGTCCGGGCTGCTGGCCCGGCTGACGGAGCGGACCCGCAACGTCACCGTGGTGCTGGACTGCTGTCACGCCGCGCACATGTCCCGGGACCCGGACCGCATCGTGAAGGCGCTGTCGGTGCCCGCGTCGTACGCCCTGCTCTCGGCGCACCTGGACCGGGTGGGCCGGCAGGACCCCGCGTTCCGGCAGCGCCTGGCGCCGGAGGGCAACCCGGACGCGGTACGGGTCGTCGCCTGCGCGCCCGAGCAGTCCGCCTACGAGTACGCCGTTGCGGCAGGGCGCTCGATGGGGATGCTGACCGAGGCGCTCACCGGGGCGCTCACCGAGGCGCGGGACGGCGGACTCACCGTCTCCTGGGCGACCGTGGTCGATCGGGTGCGCACGCGGGTGCTGACCAAGATGCCGACGCAGCGCCCGGAGGTGGAGGGCC
The Catellatospora sp. IY07-71 DNA segment above includes these coding regions:
- a CDS encoding helix-turn-helix transcriptional regulator, giving the protein MASAFIGRAAELRRLADLLATVREKGRPATVLIGGEAGVGKSELLTLFCEQAAAEGAQVLSGACIELGSGAIPYGPLIEALRRLVRERTEEKARELAGPAWSELAPLISDFTGAEAPVGGQGSQLSVFGAVSRLLDHIGRTTPLVLVFEDVHWADPSTLDLIAYLTRMGSDERLLLICTHRSDLERGHPVRRVLAAPQFSRGMHRISLSRFTTAEMRDLITALATEPAGPEQVARCAELADGNPYFASQLVAAGYLADPDRLPETVADMMAVRLEQLSPAAAKVVEVAAVAGRRVGDRLLGAVSELDAETLADALQECLDQLVLVEDRTERGYAFQHALLRAAAYERIADLRRRLRHEAVARALAAEAEKHSRLVPELAYHWFAAAQEPEALAWAVRAGDLAVRMRAFQEAETQYRRALELWPGVPGAAAVAGTAKLRVLTVAADAARWAGHVDQAVRWAREAIDEAAEADGDRLGELYERLGSYLWEARAVDESAEAYRAAEQHLAGGPPSAAGSRVQAALATVAVRDGQHVDGLARAKRAGELARAVRARAEEGRALNSEGLALTMLDEPDEGVRALRQGLEIAIEVDHLEDTLRAYANLGLCLEHADLLAESVEVLLDGLAKARGLGLLHTRQGGVLANNASATLTLLGRWDEAVALLDEARPEPPATETAYQLLNRAEIATARGRFDEAEGLLREVRSRPNTDARFVGPLYGCLAELALWRHDGGQAAEAVTRGLEAIAGSENVLVRLQLYAMGLRVAADGHLSRTGPQEQRPTLADVAALLDAARQTVAGHPGSPGTRLLLEQCEAEHARAASVDAAAAWRRVADGWESLERPYPMAYARFREAEAEAVARHRRATVAAGGAFAAAERLGAEPLREQIAALASRYRLDLVKPLPAPRPPLGLTDREFAVLRGIRTGRTNREIGQTLYISESTVSVHVTNLMRKLGVRNRAEAATVALREGFFAGD